A genome region from Kaistia algarum includes the following:
- a CDS encoding gamma-glutamyltransferase family protein, whose amino-acid sequence MDFALPYTSQRSPVHGDNVVATSQPLAAQAGLAMLAQGGNAIDAAIAAAMALTVVEPTGCGLGSDAFAILWDGSELHGLNASGRAPAAWTAERFAGAERMPERGWDSVTVPGAVSAWIALWRRFGSLGLETIAAPAIRYARDGFPVSPIIAILWEKGGAALGRQPGFAEAFLPNGRAPRPGEHFRNPALAQSLEAIVASEGESFYRGVLAERLTTHAAANGGALTLDDLATHQADWVGTIAMPFAGAHVHEIPPNGQGIVTLITLGLLERLGIGDRPVDDPETVHLVLEATKLALADAHQHVADADHMEFASEQLLDPAYLDQRARLIDRTRASLPAYGVPGPGGTVYLATADSQGRMVSFIQSNYMGFGSGIVVPGTGISLQNRGAGFSLTDGHANRVAPAKRPFHTIIPGFALDAAGAPLSAFGVMGGPMQAQGHTQMMLRMLAYGQNPQAAADAPRWRVAGGRTVAVESSYDPAVAEALRAKGHEIVFESPDAVFAFGGAQIVQRLGDAYVAGSDPRKDGQAVAF is encoded by the coding sequence ATGGATTTCGCACTGCCTTACACTTCACAACGTTCCCCCGTCCATGGCGACAATGTCGTCGCGACGTCGCAGCCCCTCGCCGCCCAGGCCGGGCTCGCGATGCTGGCTCAAGGCGGCAACGCCATCGACGCCGCGATCGCCGCCGCCATGGCACTGACGGTCGTCGAGCCGACAGGTTGCGGCCTTGGCAGCGACGCCTTCGCGATCCTCTGGGATGGCAGCGAACTGCACGGGCTCAACGCCTCCGGACGCGCGCCCGCCGCCTGGACCGCCGAGCGCTTCGCCGGAGCGGAGCGCATGCCGGAGCGCGGCTGGGACAGCGTGACCGTCCCAGGCGCCGTTTCGGCCTGGATCGCGCTCTGGCGACGCTTCGGCAGCCTGGGCCTGGAGACGATCGCCGCACCGGCGATCCGCTATGCCCGTGACGGCTTTCCCGTCTCGCCGATCATCGCGATTCTCTGGGAAAAGGGCGGCGCAGCGCTTGGCCGGCAACCGGGTTTTGCCGAGGCGTTCCTGCCGAACGGACGGGCGCCACGCCCCGGCGAGCACTTCCGCAATCCTGCCCTCGCGCAGAGCCTTGAGGCGATCGTCGCCAGCGAAGGCGAGTCCTTCTATCGTGGCGTCCTGGCCGAGCGGCTCACCACACATGCCGCCGCGAATGGCGGTGCGTTGACGCTGGACGACCTCGCTACCCACCAAGCCGATTGGGTCGGCACGATCGCAATGCCCTTTGCCGGCGCGCATGTGCACGAGATCCCGCCGAACGGCCAGGGCATCGTCACCCTGATCACGCTCGGGCTTCTGGAACGGCTCGGCATTGGCGACCGGCCCGTCGATGATCCGGAGACGGTGCATCTCGTTCTTGAAGCGACCAAGCTGGCGCTGGCCGATGCCCACCAGCACGTGGCCGATGCCGACCATATGGAATTCGCATCGGAACAGCTCCTCGACCCGGCCTATCTCGATCAGCGCGCGCGTCTCATCGACAGGACGCGGGCCAGCCTTCCCGCCTATGGCGTCCCGGGACCCGGCGGCACCGTCTATCTGGCGACCGCCGACAGCCAGGGCCGCATGGTCTCGTTCATCCAGTCCAACTACATGGGTTTCGGCTCGGGCATCGTCGTGCCGGGCACCGGAATCAGCCTGCAGAACCGCGGAGCCGGCTTCTCCTTGACGGATGGCCATGCCAACCGCGTGGCGCCGGCAAAACGTCCCTTCCACACCATCATTCCAGGCTTTGCGCTCGACGCCGCCGGGGCGCCGCTGTCCGCCTTCGGCGTGATGGGCGGCCCGATGCAGGCACAGGGCCATACCCAAATGATGCTGCGCATGCTCGCCTATGGCCAGAATCCGCAGGCCGCGGCGGATGCGCCCCGTTGGCGCGTCGCAGGCGGCAGGACGGTCGCCGTCGAATCGAGCTACGATCCGGCTGTCGCTGAAGCTTTGCGCGCCAAGGGTCACGAGATTGTCTTCGAATCGCCGGACGCGGTCTTCGCCTTTGGCGGCGCGCAGATCGTGCAGCGGCTCGGCGACGCCTATGTTGCCGGCTCGGATCCGCGCAAGGACGGCCAGGCCGTCGCCTTCTGA
- a CDS encoding ketosteroid isomerase — translation MATHEEAGTLVHDEDLEGVRAWFTELAALVRAVDFVPARRLVVEDFIAFGTITDFMVGQQVAEMTQWRKVWPSIDGFTFRDDIRALVSPDRLFAVGLAVFDSTGYHEDGSTFVRAGRATVSLIRGSITERWVANHTHMSLYRGTPPISFGNKPSKS, via the coding sequence ATGGCGACGCATGAGGAAGCTGGCACCCTGGTCCATGACGAGGATCTCGAAGGTGTCCGCGCCTGGTTTACCGAGCTTGCGGCGCTGGTTCGCGCTGTCGATTTCGTGCCGGCCCGCCGGCTCGTCGTCGAGGACTTCATCGCTTTCGGCACCATCACGGATTTCATGGTTGGCCAGCAGGTCGCCGAGATGACGCAGTGGCGCAAGGTCTGGCCGTCCATCGACGGCTTCACCTTCCGTGACGACATCCGCGCACTCGTCTCTCCCGACCGCCTGTTCGCCGTCGGCCTCGCTGTGTTCGATTCCACCGGCTACCACGAGGACGGCTCGACTTTCGTCCGCGCCGGACGAGCGACGGTTTCCCTCATTCGCGGCAGTATCACGGAACGCTGGGTAGCCAATCACACTCACATGTCGCTCTACCGCGGCACACCGCCGATATCGTTCGGCAACAAGCCGTCGAAGAGCTGA
- a CDS encoding AraC family transcriptional regulator, translating to MRQADVPTNEPIPSPLDANVPAVQSFRFSTLDERPEHQFDAWHAAMVRSIQVERPASERNNTGFAATLEAWDIGGIALGSMSLPGEGFARRWSHNPRAELDHWSLVVPIADGSGMAYRRRPLSFGSLARPLAGTVSDTRVVSLFVPRDLFRDNPGVFDLLDPDVADQGLNALLADFVVSLGNRLGAHADQLNPAQVRDALRAMILSCLSTTPGNIEDARDLLRAGLTERIKRHIRENLTSPTLDAGELCQRFGISRATLYRLFEPLGGIATFVRREKLEAARLELGQAEGGPTIVSLATRYGFSDASAFTRAFRQTFGLPPSELREAMEIGATPLPASIDFGEFDRFLKTLHR from the coding sequence ATGCGCCAAGCCGACGTTCCGACGAACGAACCCATCCCATCGCCACTCGACGCAAACGTTCCGGCCGTCCAGTCCTTTCGTTTCTCTACCCTCGACGAGCGCCCCGAACACCAGTTCGATGCCTGGCATGCGGCAATGGTCCGGTCGATCCAGGTCGAACGGCCGGCGAGCGAACGGAACAACACCGGCTTCGCGGCAACGCTGGAGGCCTGGGACATTGGTGGAATCGCGCTCGGCTCGATGTCTTTGCCCGGCGAGGGCTTTGCCCGCCGTTGGAGCCACAATCCCCGGGCGGAACTCGACCATTGGTCGCTCGTCGTCCCCATCGCCGACGGCTCCGGAATGGCCTATCGACGGCGCCCCCTTTCCTTCGGATCGCTGGCACGGCCACTCGCGGGCACCGTTTCAGACACGAGGGTCGTCTCGCTGTTCGTGCCGCGCGATCTGTTCCGGGATAATCCAGGCGTCTTCGATCTCCTCGATCCGGACGTCGCCGATCAGGGGCTGAACGCCTTGCTCGCCGACTTCGTCGTCTCGCTCGGCAATCGTCTCGGCGCCCACGCCGATCAACTGAACCCGGCCCAAGTGCGCGATGCGCTCCGCGCCATGATCCTGTCCTGCCTTTCCACCACGCCAGGCAACATCGAAGACGCTCGCGATCTTCTGCGCGCCGGCCTGACCGAGCGCATCAAGCGCCACATCCGCGAGAACCTGACCTCACCGACGCTGGATGCCGGCGAGCTCTGCCAGCGTTTCGGCATTTCGCGGGCGACGCTCTATCGCCTGTTCGAGCCGCTCGGCGGAATCGCAACCTTCGTGCGCCGGGAAAAGCTGGAGGCCGCCCGCCTGGAACTTGGCCAGGCGGAAGGCGGCCCGACCATCGTCTCGCTGGCGACACGCTACGGCTTCAGCGATGCCTCGGCATTCACGAGAGCATTCCGCCAGACCTTCGGCCTCCCGCCGAGCGAGCTTCGCGAAGCCATGGAAATAGGGGCGACCCCCCTCCCCGCGTCGATCGATTTCGGCGAGTTCGATCGTTTCTTGAAAACCCTTCATCGCTGA
- a CDS encoding glycoside hydrolase family 172 protein, with translation MTTSFNGLGVGLHNLYRLSSAKTRSISAENMTGEKGQGGMATEGTGAIHARGLAPDGGVLGWKVSPSIRIEPGETRVLADIRGMGAIQQIWMTSAYLRWRELILRIWWDDQEQPSVECPLGDFFCSGWNQYAQVSSLAVCVNPGRAFNCYWEMPFRKAARIEIENRDPENFGVIFYQINYTLTDVPEDAAYFHAQFRRTNPLPFKEDYTIVDGVSGRGHYVGTYMAWGVNNSGWWGEGEIKFFMDGDTTFPTICGTGTEDYFCGAYNFDGGVVDDTMDKRYREFTTPYSGLPQVLRPDGVYRSQQRFGMYRWHLNDPIRFESDLRVTIQALGWRTEKKDPRYLPLQDDIASVAFWYQTLPTAPFPTLPDRDHLEIA, from the coding sequence ATGACCACCTCGTTCAACGGCCTCGGCGTCGGCCTGCACAATCTCTATCGCCTCTCCTCTGCCAAGACGCGCTCCATCTCCGCCGAGAACATGACGGGCGAGAAGGGCCAGGGCGGCATGGCGACCGAAGGCACGGGCGCCATCCATGCGCGCGGCCTGGCGCCCGATGGCGGCGTCCTCGGCTGGAAGGTCTCGCCCTCGATCCGCATCGAGCCCGGCGAGACGCGCGTGCTCGCCGACATTCGCGGCATGGGCGCGATCCAGCAGATCTGGATGACATCCGCGTATCTGCGCTGGCGCGAGCTAATCCTGCGCATCTGGTGGGACGATCAGGAGCAGCCCTCTGTCGAGTGTCCGCTGGGCGACTTCTTCTGCTCGGGCTGGAACCAGTATGCGCAGGTGTCCTCGCTCGCCGTCTGCGTCAATCCCGGCCGGGCCTTCAACTGCTATTGGGAAATGCCCTTCCGCAAGGCCGCGCGCATCGAGATCGAGAACCGCGATCCGGAGAATTTCGGCGTCATCTTCTACCAGATCAACTACACGCTGACCGACGTGCCGGAGGACGCCGCCTATTTCCACGCCCAGTTCCGCCGCACCAATCCGCTGCCGTTCAAGGAAGACTATACGATCGTCGACGGCGTCAGCGGCCGCGGCCACTATGTCGGCACCTATATGGCCTGGGGCGTGAACAATTCCGGCTGGTGGGGCGAGGGCGAGATCAAGTTCTTCATGGATGGCGACACCACCTTCCCGACGATCTGCGGCACCGGCACCGAGGACTATTTCTGCGGCGCCTATAATTTCGACGGCGGCGTCGTCGACGACACGATGGACAAACGGTACCGCGAATTCACCACGCCCTATTCGGGCCTGCCGCAGGTGCTGAGGCCGGACGGCGTCTATCGCAGCCAGCAGCGCTTCGGCATGTATCGCTGGCACCTGAACGACCCGATCCGCTTCGAGAGCGACCTGCGCGTCACCATCCAGGCGCTCGGCTGGCGAACCGAGAAGAAGGACCCGCGCTATCTGCCGCTGCAGGACGATATCGCCTCGGTCGCCTTCTGGTACCAGACGCTCCCAACCGCGCCCTTCCCCACCCTTCCCGATCGCGACCATCTGGAAATCGCTTGA
- a CDS encoding carbohydrate ABC transporter permease → MNKAPAPPVYDGQQRIVRLILMVITAILGVMAIYPLLYMLSISFKPPPEVFRSNVVPAQPTLANFFYVLTEVPFWHYLANTFIVSSVVTVVALFFHTMAGYALARLRFPGREAVFLAMLSTFLVSLPVIIVPLFAMVRMMGMVNSWAGLIIPSIFDAFGIFLLRQYYLSLPRELEEAALIDGAGYWRIYWSIILPLSRPIVSTLAILFFLANWNSFLWPLTVAPQSDLWVVQVAIANFKSQYSAAWNYTMAASVIVAIPMLVVFVIFQRQIMDSIKTTGLK, encoded by the coding sequence ATGAATAAGGCACCCGCGCCGCCCGTCTATGACGGCCAGCAGCGCATCGTCCGCCTCATCCTGATGGTGATCACGGCCATCCTCGGCGTGATGGCGATCTATCCGCTGCTCTATATGCTCTCGATCTCGTTCAAGCCGCCGCCGGAGGTCTTCCGTTCCAACGTGGTCCCGGCGCAGCCGACGCTCGCGAACTTCTTCTATGTGCTGACCGAGGTGCCGTTCTGGCACTATCTCGCCAACACCTTCATCGTCTCGTCGGTCGTCACGGTGGTCGCGCTCTTCTTCCACACCATGGCGGGCTACGCGCTGGCGCGGCTGCGCTTTCCGGGACGCGAAGCGGTCTTCCTCGCGATGCTCTCCACCTTCCTGGTCTCGCTGCCGGTCATCATCGTGCCCCTCTTCGCGATGGTGCGGATGATGGGGATGGTGAACAGCTGGGCGGGGCTGATCATTCCCTCGATCTTCGACGCTTTCGGCATCTTCCTGCTGCGGCAATATTATCTGTCGCTGCCGCGGGAGCTGGAGGAGGCGGCGCTGATCGACGGTGCGGGCTATTGGCGGATCTACTGGAGCATCATCCTGCCGCTCAGCCGCCCGATCGTCTCGACGCTGGCGATCCTCTTCTTTCTCGCCAACTGGAACAGCTTCCTCTGGCCGCTCACCGTCGCGCCGCAGTCCGATCTCTGGGTCGTTCAGGTCGCGATCGCCAATTTCAAGAGCCAGTACTCAGCTGCCTGGAACTATACGATGGCGGCCTCCGTCATCGTCGCCATCCCCATGCTCGTCGTGTTCGTGATCTTCCAGCGACAGATCATGGATTCGATCAAGACGACGGGCCTCAAGTAA
- a CDS encoding carbohydrate ABC transporter permease: MTAQLNEDRKAAKRAALRALPTERREALAGILFVLPDALGLLVFIGLPMLLAIGMSAFEVDGFGGFRFVGLDNYARMAADPLFWSALRVTLTFALMAVPLLYVIGLMLALLVQKTSRFNTAMRFLFFAPQVVSLVVVALVWQLMSVEKIGVLPRLIASLGLGSVSFLGNPHVALFTVVLAFVWFLMGFYMLIFIGGLQDIPKEYYEAARIDGASRAQSFWHITLPLLRPTSFFVLVVSSVAAVSGQQAFDLVYVMTRGGPANATLLLITYIYQQAFQYGAFGYASAMATLLVLMLMAITLAFFWATRGGRFQYE; encoded by the coding sequence GTGACGGCCCAGCTGAACGAAGATCGCAAGGCGGCCAAGCGCGCCGCCTTGCGAGCGCTTCCGACGGAGCGGCGCGAGGCCCTCGCCGGCATCCTGTTCGTCCTTCCGGACGCGCTGGGGCTGCTGGTCTTCATCGGCCTGCCCATGCTGCTGGCGATCGGCATGAGCGCTTTCGAGGTTGACGGCTTCGGCGGCTTCCGTTTCGTCGGGCTCGACAATTATGCGCGCATGGCGGCCGATCCGCTGTTCTGGTCGGCGCTGCGGGTCACGCTGACCTTCGCGCTGATGGCGGTGCCGCTGCTCTATGTCATCGGCCTGATGCTGGCGCTGCTCGTCCAGAAGACGTCGCGCTTCAACACCGCGATGCGCTTCCTGTTCTTCGCGCCGCAGGTCGTCAGCCTCGTCGTCGTGGCGCTCGTCTGGCAGCTCATGTCCGTCGAGAAGATCGGCGTGCTGCCGCGCCTCATCGCCAGCCTTGGCCTGGGATCCGTGTCCTTCCTCGGCAATCCGCATGTCGCGCTGTTCACCGTGGTGCTGGCCTTCGTCTGGTTCCTGATGGGGTTCTACATGCTGATCTTCATCGGCGGCCTGCAGGATATTCCCAAGGAATATTACGAGGCCGCCCGCATCGACGGCGCCAGCCGCGCCCAGAGCTTCTGGCACATCACGCTGCCCCTGCTGCGGCCGACCAGCTTCTTCGTGCTCGTCGTCTCGTCGGTTGCGGCCGTCTCGGGCCAGCAGGCCTTCGACCTCGTCTATGTGATGACGCGCGGCGGACCGGCGAACGCGACGCTGCTGCTGATCACCTACATCTATCAGCAGGCCTTCCAGTACGGCGCGTTCGGATACGCCTCCGCCATGGCGACGCTGCTCGTGCTGATGCTGATGGCGATCACGCTCGCCTTCTTCTGGGCGACGCGCGGCGGGAGGTTCCAATATGAATAA
- a CDS encoding ABC transporter substrate-binding protein — MTDSHFRPQGWSRRSILKVGAGLGAAGLTGLSLGSSAFAADAGLNFMQFIGPNGPSKTQSDWIQKLVDAWNGANDAKITLDYVPDSEYIGGTKLATSFASGQGPDIFLISPGDFLRYYNGGVLADLSPHIDAAAQADFPETVIANRKVDGKIYGVPMEVEPMAFYYSVKAFEDAGLNENDVPKTWDELLEVGKKLTTADRYGLLFETQPGYYQNFTWYPFLWQGGGEFQKADGKSAFDSPATVAALKLWQDAVASGSAPRQALGGGGSDIAANLASGYCAIQNMGIWGISDLANNAPDFKYGVFRLPVPTGGKYVTVGGGWAFVANAKGKNPEAAGKFIAWALASMSKESIDRVVDWCTVAKSDMPPRNSALKAGAAAFDKGVLGVFTREIHPGTRAEPRLPPEVYKMISDAIQGTMLGGADAQQAAATASQQIDAFLASYKGAPLL; from the coding sequence ATGACTGACAGCCATTTCCGTCCACAAGGCTGGTCCCGGCGTTCGATCCTGAAGGTCGGTGCCGGCCTGGGCGCAGCCGGCCTCACCGGCCTCTCGCTGGGTTCGAGCGCGTTCGCCGCAGACGCCGGCCTGAATTTCATGCAGTTCATCGGGCCGAATGGCCCGTCCAAGACGCAGTCCGACTGGATCCAGAAACTGGTCGACGCGTGGAACGGCGCCAATGACGCCAAGATCACGCTCGATTACGTGCCGGACAGCGAATATATCGGCGGCACGAAGCTGGCGACGTCGTTCGCATCCGGCCAGGGCCCGGATATCTTCCTGATCTCGCCGGGCGATTTCCTGCGTTATTACAATGGCGGCGTGCTGGCGGATCTCTCGCCCCACATCGACGCGGCCGCCCAGGCCGATTTCCCCGAGACCGTGATCGCCAACCGCAAGGTGGACGGCAAGATCTACGGCGTCCCGATGGAAGTCGAGCCGATGGCCTTCTACTATTCGGTCAAGGCGTTCGAGGATGCAGGCCTCAACGAGAACGACGTTCCGAAGACCTGGGACGAACTGCTGGAAGTCGGCAAGAAGCTGACGACGGCGGACCGCTACGGCCTCTTGTTCGAGACGCAGCCCGGCTATTACCAGAACTTCACCTGGTATCCCTTCCTGTGGCAGGGCGGCGGCGAGTTCCAGAAGGCCGACGGCAAGAGCGCGTTCGACAGCCCGGCGACCGTCGCGGCGCTGAAGCTGTGGCAGGATGCCGTGGCGTCCGGCTCGGCGCCGCGCCAGGCACTGGGCGGTGGCGGCAGCGACATCGCCGCCAACCTCGCCTCGGGCTATTGCGCCATCCAGAACATGGGCATCTGGGGCATCTCGGACCTCGCCAACAACGCGCCCGACTTCAAATACGGCGTCTTCAGGCTCCCCGTTCCGACGGGCGGAAAATATGTGACGGTCGGCGGCGGCTGGGCGTTCGTCGCCAACGCCAAGGGCAAGAATCCCGAAGCGGCCGGCAAGTTCATCGCCTGGGCGCTCGCCTCGATGTCGAAGGAATCGATCGACCGCGTCGTGGACTGGTGCACCGTCGCCAAATCGGACATGCCGCCGCGTAACTCGGCGCTCAAGGCGGGCGCCGCGGCCTTCGACAAGGGCGTGCTCGGCGTCTTCACCCGCGAGATCCATCCCGGCACGCGGGCCGAGCCGCGCCTGCCGCCGGAGGTCTACAAGATGATCTCCGACGCGATCCAGGGCACCATGCTGGGCGGCGCGGATGCGCAGCAGGCCGCGGCGACGGCCAGCCAGCAGATCGACGCCTTCCTGGCGAGCTACAAGGGCGCGCCGCTGCTGTGA
- a CDS encoding LacI family DNA-binding transcriptional regulator: protein MSTISKVAERAGVSRTTVSHVLNHADRVSKPLRDKVMAAVEELGYAPNPQARSLRTGRTNLIAVLIPDILNPFYVKLVHVIQTELEKAGLEAMIFNTDVPGGRSIEHGREYLRQISPKRFDGILIGDFAVHRMHEDLERLTIPAVFIGQLPSQVIDSVGIDDAGGAYLMGKYLAEAGHRRVSHITGPSFFEQAVVRRRAFDEGFGQHGGIVDTSLHYEGSYLTPSGYEGVEWLLREHGGNLPDAIFFSSSLMAQGGLAALYDHGLRIPDDIAVASFGGWEHFEYFRPRVTRVGNDPALLATRSVTMLLDRVEGRVDGSPRNEILPCILRQFDTA, encoded by the coding sequence ATGAGCACGATTTCAAAGGTTGCCGAGCGAGCGGGGGTGTCACGAACGACGGTGTCGCACGTGCTCAATCACGCGGATCGCGTATCGAAGCCGCTGCGCGACAAGGTCATGGCCGCCGTCGAGGAACTGGGCTATGCGCCGAACCCGCAGGCGCGGTCGCTGCGCACCGGACGCACGAACCTCATCGCCGTCCTGATCCCAGATATTCTCAACCCGTTCTACGTGAAGCTCGTCCATGTCATCCAGACCGAGCTCGAGAAGGCCGGGCTCGAGGCGATGATCTTCAATACCGACGTGCCGGGCGGGCGATCGATCGAGCATGGCCGGGAATATCTGCGCCAGATCAGCCCCAAGCGTTTCGACGGCATCCTGATCGGCGATTTCGCCGTGCACCGGATGCATGAGGATCTCGAACGCCTGACCATCCCCGCGGTGTTCATCGGCCAGCTCCCGAGCCAGGTCATCGACAGCGTCGGGATCGACGATGCCGGCGGCGCCTATCTCATGGGGAAATACCTCGCCGAGGCGGGTCATCGCCGCGTGTCGCATATCACCGGCCCATCCTTCTTCGAGCAGGCCGTGGTCCGCCGCAGAGCCTTCGACGAAGGCTTCGGCCAGCATGGCGGCATCGTCGACACAAGTCTGCACTATGAAGGCAGCTATCTCACGCCCTCGGGCTATGAGGGCGTCGAGTGGCTGCTGCGCGAGCATGGCGGCAATCTTCCCGACGCCATTTTCTTCTCCAGTTCGCTGATGGCCCAGGGCGGGCTCGCGGCCCTTTACGACCACGGGCTGAGGATTCCCGACGATATCGCCGTCGCTTCCTTCGGCGGGTGGGAGCACTTCGAGTATTTCCGCCCGCGCGTGACCCGCGTCGGCAACGACCCGGCGCTGCTCGCCACACGCTCGGTCACGATGCTGCTCGACCGGGTCGAGGGACGCGTCGACGGTTCGCCGCGCAACGAGATCCTGCCCTGCATCCTCCGGCAATTCGATACCGCCTGA